One window of Desulfobacca acetoxidans DSM 11109 genomic DNA carries:
- the pstC gene encoding phosphate ABC transporter permease subunit PstC yields MGNEKLIEKVLLLLAMSAIGSLLLITIFIFLEGMPVIVTTGIHNFVLGAHWAPTKGHFGILAMILSSLYVTLGAMIFGVPLALACAIVLAEFSPPSLTRILKPTIELLAGIPSVVYGFLGVVLLVPLIRNYLGGPGLSLLAAALILGIMILPTVISISIDAINAVPAIYREGSIALGATQWQTVRKLVLPAARSGIITAIILGMGRAIGETMAVIMVAGNALKIPTSILDPVRTLTSNIALELGYASGAHREGLFATGIILFIIIMILNTAATLIAGRK; encoded by the coding sequence ATGGGTAACGAAAAACTGATCGAAAAAGTTCTCCTGCTTTTGGCTATGTCGGCCATCGGGTCCTTATTGCTCATCACTATTTTTATCTTTTTGGAAGGGATGCCGGTAATCGTTACAACCGGGATTCACAATTTTGTCTTAGGGGCTCACTGGGCGCCCACCAAAGGTCATTTCGGCATTTTGGCCATGATCCTGTCTTCCCTGTACGTGACCCTCGGGGCCATGATCTTTGGGGTGCCGCTGGCCCTGGCCTGCGCCATTGTATTGGCGGAGTTTTCACCGCCGTCTCTGACCAGGATCCTCAAACCCACGATAGAACTCTTGGCAGGCATACCGTCGGTGGTTTATGGCTTCCTGGGGGTGGTGCTGCTGGTGCCGCTTATCCGTAATTATCTGGGGGGGCCGGGCTTGTCGCTGCTGGCGGCGGCGTTGATCCTCGGGATTATGATCCTACCGACGGTGATCAGTATCTCCATTGACGCTATCAATGCGGTACCGGCCATCTATCGTGAAGGTTCTATTGCGCTGGGGGCCACCCAATGGCAGACGGTACGCAAGCTGGTGTTGCCAGCCGCCCGTTCCGGCATCATCACCGCCATTATTTTGGGCATGGGGAGAGCCATCGGCGAGACGATGGCAGTGATTATGGTGGCCGGCAACGCCTTGAAGATTCCTACCTCCATCCTGGACCCGGTGCGCACTCTGACCAGCAATATCGCTCTGGAACTGGGCTACGCCTCCGGCGCCCACCGCGAAGGGCTCTTTGCCACCGGCATCATCCTGTTTATCATTATCATGATCCTGAATACGGCAGCAACGCTCATTGCCGGGCGGAAATAA
- a CDS encoding 20S proteasome subunits A/B, translating into MTLILGLAAVDGIVLASDGQVTTGEVRSPGKKIFPLSNSILWAAAGELSLIQRVQERLTALPLDASLANLRDQIGELIKNCVSELLQMDFRSQFLTLDQDRLIQLHNAEFIFAEYSRKPELLHLSVFGSPEWITQRPFVAGNGDLFAYALLSKYQPQHLKLEQATLLAYKVVEEAIEVGAYGIGGPIDLWLLSAAGVKKLSTAELHNLAAHARKLRKQEIELLQNLAPETIAPGR; encoded by the coding sequence ATGACGCTTATCTTGGGTCTGGCGGCAGTGGACGGCATTGTCCTGGCTTCCGATGGCCAGGTGACAACGGGAGAAGTGCGTTCGCCGGGGAAAAAGATCTTTCCTTTAAGCAACAGTATCCTCTGGGCAGCGGCCGGGGAATTATCACTCATTCAGAGGGTGCAGGAGCGCCTGACGGCCCTGCCTTTGGACGCCTCCCTGGCCAATCTTAGGGACCAGATCGGCGAGCTGATCAAAAACTGCGTTTCGGAACTGCTACAGATGGACTTCCGTTCCCAATTTCTGACCCTGGATCAAGACCGCCTGATCCAGTTGCATAATGCCGAATTTATTTTTGCCGAATACAGCAGAAAACCCGAACTGCTGCATCTGAGCGTCTTCGGTTCGCCGGAGTGGATCACTCAGCGGCCTTTTGTAGCCGGCAACGGCGATCTCTTCGCCTATGCCCTGCTTAGCAAGTATCAACCCCAGCATCTCAAACTGGAGCAGGCCACCCTCCTGGCCTATAAAGTAGTGGAGGAAGCCATCGAAGTGGGGGCCTACGGCATCGGCGGGCCGATCGATCTCTGGCTGCTTTCGGCGGCGGGAGTAAAAAAACTCAGCACCGCAGAACTCCATAACCTTGCCGCACACGCCAGAAAACTCCGCAAACAAGAGATCGAACTATTGCAGAATCTGGCGCCAGAAACCATTGCCCCCGGCAGATAG
- a CDS encoding type II toxin-antitoxin system RelE/ParE family toxin has product MKRPLLRSPAFVRAAQKLVKKNPDIIREFHSTLELLAENAFHPKLKTHKLKGKLEGSWACSVDYDLRILFDFVTFQGKEAILLLTLGTHKEVY; this is encoded by the coding sequence GTGAAACGCCCGCTCCTTCGTTCTCCGGCTTTCGTGCGGGCGGCTCAAAAATTAGTTAAAAAGAACCCTGATATCATTAGGGAATTTCATTCAACCCTCGAGCTATTGGCTGAAAATGCTTTTCATCCCAAGCTGAAAACCCATAAGTTAAAGGGCAAATTAGAGGGCTCTTGGGCCTGCAGCGTCGATTACGATCTAAGGATACTATTTGATTTTGTTACTTTCCAGGGAAAAGAAGCAATACTATTGTTAACGCTGGGAACCCATAAAGAGGTCTATTGA
- the pstA gene encoding phosphate ABC transporter permease PstA → MRIDPFLTQRLMKSLLWSLTGLTLFFLIFIIAFISVKGLPQVTFHFLFHDIEDMGRAGGIFPTIVTTIYLTLVALAVASPLGVGTAIYLTEYTREGWVTRLIRFGAECLAGVPSIILGLFGFVLFVIKLNLGWSMLSGGLSLAIMVLPTIIRTSEEALKAVPREYHDVCYSLGIGKWRTITRVVLPCALPGIMTGIVLSIGRSIGETAVVLFTAGASLRLPATLFDSGRSMAVHFYILAREGLSMPNAYGTAAILIISILLINISAYSLMQRFIRRYS, encoded by the coding sequence ATGCGGATTGACCCGTTTCTGACGCAGCGGCTGATGAAAAGCCTGCTCTGGAGCCTCACCGGACTGACCCTCTTTTTCCTGATATTTATCATCGCCTTTATCTCAGTCAAAGGCCTACCCCAGGTCACGTTTCACTTTTTGTTCCATGATATCGAAGACATGGGACGGGCCGGGGGGATCTTCCCGACCATTGTTACTACCATCTACTTGACCTTGGTAGCCCTGGCGGTGGCCTCGCCGCTGGGAGTGGGAACCGCTATTTATCTGACGGAATACACGCGGGAAGGCTGGGTTACCCGCCTGATCCGATTTGGGGCGGAGTGTCTGGCGGGAGTACCGTCGATAATCTTGGGCCTCTTTGGTTTTGTGCTCTTTGTCATCAAGCTAAACTTGGGCTGGTCGATGTTGTCCGGGGGACTGAGTCTGGCTATTATGGTGCTGCCGACGATTATTCGCACCAGTGAGGAGGCTCTGAAGGCCGTGCCCCGAGAGTATCACGATGTCTGCTATTCTTTAGGAATAGGGAAGTGGCGGACCATCACCCGGGTGGTGCTGCCCTGCGCCCTGCCGGGAATTATGACCGGCATTGTGTTAAGTATCGGCCGGTCGATCGGGGAGACCGCCGTGGTGTTGTTTACTGCGGGGGCTTCGTTGCGGTTGCCGGCCACGCTCTTTGATTCGGGGCGTTCCATGGCGGTGCACTTTTATATTCTGGCCCGGGAGGGGTTGTCCATGCCTAATGCTTACGGGACCGCGGCCATCTTGATCATCTCCATCCTCCTGATCAACATCAGCGCCTATAGCCTGATGCAGCGGTTCATTCGCAGATATAGTTAA
- the pstB gene encoding phosphate ABC transporter ATP-binding protein PstB: protein MLKDSTWPIKIQVRDLNFYYGQRQAIEDLRLDIRQGEILGLMGPSKSGKTTFLRVLNRMSDLVSGARVEGSVHLDGEDILARDCNVDELRRRVGMVFAKPTPLPRSIYENLAFAPRMHGKRSKAVLDELVEFSLKAAQLWPEVKDRLHDSALKLSGGQQQRLCLARTLAMQPEVILLDEPTSGLDPISTARIEETLTELKKDFTIILVSNNTKQIARCSDKVAFLLMSRLIEYGVTPEVFMAPKDKRTDDYISGRFG, encoded by the coding sequence ATGCTAAAAGATTCTACCTGGCCGATTAAAATTCAGGTACGCGACCTAAACTTTTATTATGGCCAGCGTCAAGCCATAGAGGACCTCCGGTTGGACATCCGGCAGGGCGAGATTCTCGGATTGATGGGTCCGTCCAAGAGCGGCAAGACAACATTTTTACGGGTGCTCAACCGGATGAGTGATCTGGTGAGCGGCGCCAGGGTAGAAGGCAGTGTCCACCTGGACGGCGAAGATATCCTCGCCAGAGATTGTAACGTCGATGAACTGCGCCGGCGGGTGGGTATGGTCTTCGCCAAGCCGACGCCTCTACCCCGTTCTATTTACGAGAACCTGGCCTTCGCCCCCCGGATGCATGGCAAAAGATCGAAAGCGGTCTTGGATGAACTGGTAGAGTTCAGTCTGAAAGCGGCGCAATTATGGCCGGAAGTTAAAGACCGTCTGCACGATTCGGCCCTGAAACTTTCGGGGGGTCAGCAGCAGCGACTCTGTCTGGCGCGGACACTGGCCATGCAACCGGAAGTGATTCTCTTGGACGAGCCGACCAGTGGCCTGGATCCGATCTCCACGGCTCGCATCGAGGAGACGCTGACAGAGTTGAAGAAAGATTTTACCATCATCCTGGTGAGCAACAACACCAAACAGATCGCCCGATGTTCGGACAAAGTGGCCTTCTTGCTGATGAGCCGCCTCATCGAATACGGCGTTACCCCGGAAGTCTTCATGGCCCCCAAAGACAAACGGACTGATGATTATATATCGGGGCGGTTTGGATAA
- a CDS encoding phosphate ABC transporter substrate-binding protein, protein MISFLLLAGLILGCGRSERQGQTLTIAGSTSVQPFAEKLAEVYMQKCAGCLINVQGGGSSAGIMAVQQRAADIGASSRELTPAEKKLWETVIAFDGIAVIVHPTSGLTDLSLEDLRRIFTSSLHNWSALGLPAHGIHVITREEGSGTRTAFEELVMGKTEITPSALVQDSNGAVREIVATDPYAIGYISCGLVNHQVKALAIDGVSPTSQNIKKGEYKLTRRFLFVTLDRPTGIAKEFNDYVLSRKGQLILENEGLVSIGEQ, encoded by the coding sequence TTGATATCGTTTCTGCTGCTGGCCGGTCTGATCTTAGGCTGCGGCCGCAGCGAAAGACAGGGGCAAACGCTGACCATTGCCGGGTCTACTTCGGTGCAGCCCTTCGCCGAAAAGCTGGCGGAGGTCTATATGCAAAAGTGTGCCGGCTGCCTTATCAATGTTCAGGGAGGGGGGTCTAGCGCCGGCATCATGGCAGTGCAGCAGCGTGCGGCAGACATCGGGGCCTCATCTCGGGAGTTAACTCCGGCGGAAAAAAAACTCTGGGAGACAGTCATTGCTTTTGACGGCATCGCCGTTATCGTCCATCCCACCTCGGGATTGACCGACCTCTCTTTAGAGGATCTGCGGCGCATCTTTACCAGCAGCTTGCACAATTGGTCGGCCTTGGGTTTGCCGGCCCACGGCATCCATGTAATCACGCGAGAAGAAGGGTCCGGTACCCGCACTGCCTTTGAAGAGTTGGTTATGGGTAAAACCGAGATCACCCCTTCGGCCCTGGTGCAGGATTCCAATGGCGCCGTCCGGGAGATTGTGGCTACGGATCCCTATGCCATCGGTTATATCTCCTGCGGTCTCGTGAATCACCAGGTAAAGGCGTTGGCCATTGACGGGGTCAGCCCCACGAGCCAGAACATCAAGAAGGGTGAGTATAAACTTACCCGGCGGTTTCTCTTTGTGACCTTGGATCGGCCGACCGGCATTGCCAAGGAATTTAATGATTATGTTTTAAGCCGCAAAGGGCAGTTGATTTTGGAAAATGAAGGTCTGGTCAGCATCGGCGAGCAGTGA
- the pstB gene encoding phosphate ABC transporter ATP-binding protein PstB, producing MPNDIITIRHLDLYYGSFHALKNIDASFVRQRITALIGPSGCGKSTLLRVLNRMNDLIDGVSITGQVLIDGDNIYRRDTNLIQLRKKVGMVFQRPNPFPLSIYDNIVYGPTLHGRPHKKELEEILVRSLEAVHLWQELRDRLQQSALSLTEEQQQRLCIARLLAVEPEILLMDEPCSALDPLATLQLEELMQELVKEYTIIIVTHNMQQAARVSTDTGFMLLGDLVEFGPTSAIFTRPKDSRTEDYVSGKYG from the coding sequence ATGCCGAACGACATTATCACTATCCGCCACTTGGATTTATATTACGGCAGTTTTCATGCCCTGAAGAATATCGATGCCTCTTTCGTGCGGCAGAGGATTACGGCGTTGATCGGGCCGTCCGGTTGCGGCAAATCGACCCTGCTCCGGGTGTTAAACCGGATGAATGATCTGATCGATGGCGTATCGATTACCGGCCAGGTGCTGATTGACGGCGATAACATCTATCGTCGGGACACCAACCTGATCCAGTTGCGCAAGAAGGTGGGGATGGTCTTTCAGCGGCCCAACCCCTTTCCGCTCTCCATTTACGATAATATCGTCTATGGGCCGACGCTGCATGGACGGCCGCATAAGAAGGAATTGGAAGAGATCCTGGTGCGGTCGCTGGAGGCGGTGCATTTGTGGCAGGAATTACGGGACCGGTTGCAGCAATCGGCTCTGTCCCTTACCGAAGAGCAGCAGCAGCGCCTCTGTATAGCCCGTCTGCTGGCCGTAGAGCCAGAAATTTTGCTGATGGACGAACCCTGTTCGGCCCTGGACCCCCTGGCTACCCTGCAACTTGAGGAATTAATGCAGGAATTGGTCAAGGAGTATACGATTATCATCGTCACCCACAACATGCAGCAGGCGGCCCGGGTCTCCACCGATACCGGGTTCATGCTGCTGGGCGACCTGGTGGAGTTCGGCCCTACCTCCGCCATCTTCACCCGCCCCAAGGACAGCCGCACCGAGGATTACGTTTCCGGGAAGTACGGCTAG
- a CDS encoding RNA repair transcriptional activator RtcR family protein: MNKMNILLTFTGFHDPYTLGLIGGEEVPGPILSLLAVRNFDEVILFDTPNTRQNTRLTTTALKEQYPNIRLEVRDLPLNDPTDYLAILTGLRRHFQEISSAHPRATYFISVASGTPQMHACWLLLAAAGELPATLLHIRPPKFVTAERPLLEEVDLTQPGFPVVRSCLAAPEIADVKPLDLETAIRQSGIVGDHPSVVKALETGALLAPSDVPVLILGETGTGKELFARFLHRLSGRPADRFIAINFCGIVATAKDERLRVIIYN; the protein is encoded by the coding sequence ATGAACAAAATGAATATCCTCCTCACCTTTACCGGCTTCCATGATCCTTACACCTTGGGCCTTATTGGCGGCGAGGAGGTGCCCGGGCCCATTCTGTCCCTGCTGGCAGTCCGAAACTTTGATGAGGTCATTCTCTTTGACACGCCGAACACCCGGCAAAACACCCGACTCACTACCACGGCATTAAAAGAACAGTATCCCAATATTCGCCTGGAAGTGAGAGATCTACCGCTCAACGATCCCACGGACTACCTGGCGATCCTGACCGGCTTGCGCCGTCATTTCCAGGAGATCAGTTCGGCGCATCCCCGGGCCACCTATTTCATCTCGGTGGCCTCGGGCACCCCGCAGATGCACGCCTGCTGGCTGCTGCTGGCCGCGGCGGGGGAACTGCCGGCCACGCTGCTGCATATCCGGCCGCCGAAATTTGTCACGGCCGAGAGGCCCCTCCTGGAGGAGGTGGACCTGACCCAGCCCGGCTTTCCGGTGGTGCGCAGTTGCCTGGCGGCACCTGAGATTGCGGACGTAAAACCGCTGGACCTGGAGACGGCCATCAGGCAGAGCGGCATTGTGGGCGATCATCCGAGCGTCGTCAAGGCCCTGGAAACCGGGGCGCTGCTGGCCCCATCGGACGTTCCGGTCCTGATCCTGGGGGAGACCGGCACGGGCAAGGAGCTCTTTGCCCGGTTTCTCCACCGGCTCAGCGGCCGTCCCGCCGACCGGTTCATTGCCATCAATTTCTGTGGGATCGTGGCAACAGCTAAAGATGAACGACTGAGGGTAATTATATATAATTGA